In Uranotaenia lowii strain MFRU-FL chromosome 2, ASM2978415v1, whole genome shotgun sequence, one genomic interval encodes:
- the LOC129749696 gene encoding fibrinogen C domain-containing protein 1-like encodes MRTFIALAIALLCVHAEASGNKPVWPVVPKSCVNVNVTGIYLINPHRGFGQPYEVYCEQDWVSGGENSAPGWSWEGGWIVIQRRMDGWTHFNRNWEAYENGFGDIEGEFWLGLKKIHQLTYGQRWELRIVLEDVQGLVKEARYSDFVVGESSDAYRLKSVGNYTGTAGDSLSGLVEMPFSTNDVDNDLVPEFNCAEKYLGGWWHRSCHDSNLNGWYVKEIKPEWKCGMVVCWKGLGWPYSPLKNVRMMIRPWKRNWPVVPHWTDL; translated from the exons ATGAGAACCTTCATTGCTTTGGCGATCGCGCTCCTTTGCGTCCATGCGGAGGCATCCGGTAATAAGCCAGTGTGGCCTGTGGTTCCGAAATCTTGCGTAAATGTCAACGTGACCGGAATCTATTTGATCAACCCTCATCGTGGTTTTGGCCAACCGTACGAAGTTTACTGCGAACAGGACTGGGTGAGTGGAGGAGAAAATAGTGCCCCCGGATGGTCTTGGGAAGGAGGATGGATCGTGATCCAGAGACGGATGGACGGCTGGACTCACTTCAACCGGAACTGGGAGGCCTATGAGAACGGATTCGGTGATATCGAGGGAGAGTTCTGGCTCGGTTTGAAAAAGATCCATCAACTCACCTATGGACAGCGTTGGGAGCTCCGGATCGTTCTGGAAGATGTCCAGGGCTTGGTGAAGGAGGCCAGATACAGCGACTTCGTGGTCGGTGAATCGAGCGATGCCTATCGCTTGAAAAGTGTTGGAAACTACACCGGAACTGCTGGCGATTCCCTCAGTGGCCTGGTTGAGATGCCATTCTCCACCAACGATGTAGATAACGATCTGGTTCCGGAGTTCAACTGTGCCGAGAAGTATTTGGGTGGATGGTGGCATCGCAGCTGTCATGATAG CAACCTGAATGGGTGGTACGTTAAGGAAATCAAACCGGAATGGAAATGTGGAATGGTCGTCTGCTGGAAGGGACTTGGCTGGCCTTACAGCCCCCTGAAGAATGTTCGCATGATGATCCGTCCCTGGAAGAGAAATTGGCCGGTGGTTCCTCATTGGACGGATTTGTAG